CTCAGTTAACCTGGAGGCAAGAAGGCCGCGGCCGAGCTGGGCTTCGTGGTTGCGGCCCCAGGCCCAGAGCTCACCTTGAGAAGTAACGGCAAGGGAGTGGTAGTGGCCGGCGCTGACTCCAACAATGTCAGAGGGAAGGCCAGGGACGCAAGTGGGCTCGTAGGCGTCGGTTCCAAGGCCAGTAAGAGAGGTGGGTAGTCCCAGAGCTCCATGGCCGCCATCACCAAAGCTCATAACTTTTGTACCCCCACTACAATTTCTAAGGTTCTTGGTGCTCAGACATCTTCTTGTTGGGTTACCCGCAATGAGATTGAGGAGCTTCTGCTCTCTCCGTAATCTAATCCTCAACATTTTGTTATCGTATCATCTGGCAGCTTGATCACAGATCATGAAAGATCCTTCTCCTTTGCGTCGAAGGAGTCAAACTTTTCATTCCAAAACAGCattgtttttattaaaatttaaaattattaaattaatttatctaTCATTTTGTCTCACTAACTAATTAAtcactatattttaaaaaatacatataaaattttttattaaattattcaaTCTCTTCGGTAAATATTTCCTCActcatattatttatattaatatttaatttttttattttaaaaaaataattaattaatctctatattttaaaaaatattattatttaattattatattttaaaaaaattaattaatttatatatttttaaaaaatatactcttaaataaaaataaaaattttattacataaaaattaaattttaatttacatttttttaaaatttttaattttttaaatattatttttatatttttctatttaaaaataatttttttaattatttaaaaattaaaaaaaataatatttttatatataaagctTACATCAATTTTTATTGACAAATAAAAATCAAGATAAAATAAAGAGGAGAAATGTGTAGGCTGGGAAGAAAAAATAcggagaagaaaataaaaaagaataaaaataaataagagtAAAAGAATTAGGATAGATTAgatgtaaaaaataattataatattaaataattaatagaattaaattatagggattaattaatataattttttatatgaggattacttaattaattttattaaaataaaaaaaattaaataataagttgattaatattaactaataaataattttacaGATGAATTAAATAgtctaataaaattttttataaaaattaaataatatattttttaatatatagattaaataattaatttaattaaaatatataaattaaataataataggttactaaatcttattttttaataataaaatatctgAAATTAATTGAACTTTTTATCATTGTAATTAAACTGCGGACCAATTTGGTGGATTAGCCTAATAAACTGGTCATTCGAACATAAAATTGAATAAATTCTCTCATTGAATCGAAATTAACTAACAAAACAAATGATGCTATGATTAAATCAGTAACTCATAAATTCAATAAcccattaatttaatttttttaaaatttaatatttaaaaatttatatttacatttagtcaatgaataaaatattttcaattttttatttttttatttataataatataaaaattttgtgaaaaataatatttttttatttttaatatataattaatattttacaaatattaataaatagttaTTCAATTATAacagtatttttattttatacatTAACTGTAAatattgagaataaaatattttaaatttaaagattttgaatatttttatataaattataataatattattaagataCATGTATGTCTAATGTAATAAatgttaaaatattaattctaaaaataaaatttagttaattaaaattatttaattatattaataaatatattacttaattaattttaaataatttaatgcaTTGACACACCGATTGAACTGATGTCCCGTTAACCCAATCCATTAGCTGAGTCAATGTACAAGTTAGATTTAATAACTTCGCTTTTTATCTTCaatgaaaatatttatttttctatttttttttatttttcttatgaaaatttattttaaatttaagaaaaatgtTATATCATACCAAATATAATTATGATAAATCTAATCacgaaagaaaaataataaataatataaaattttggatattatttgaaGAAAAGTTTTATTGAATATAGAACTTATTTCTATGTATCtaaattacattttatactttatttctTCTCCATTGTCTCCCCAAATCTTCTTCCTCACATCTCCACATACAGAACATTTCAAATCAGATATTTAAATTTGTTGCTcatatttttttgatatttttaaatatatttttattaataatttagatttaaaaaatttagtaatttaataaaatatttaaatttattttaaaatgaattatataaatacaaaatttaattaaatactaTAAAATTTTGTAGAATTCTTGGAAGTTAGGCTATCTGATAACACCAGATTTTTTGAGGGCATAATGGGAAGAGTCATGGAGGAGAGCGTGCCATGTGGCAAAGAAGGTTTCAGGCCAATTACACAGGGTGGCAGCATATCCTTTACCCAATTCATAAAGCCACGTGTGAATTCCTAGTTGGCCAAGAAGATAACAACCTAATCTAGAGACTGGGTCATCTCTCATGTCAGCCTAGATTTGAAGCCCACAAGTAGTGGTTTAGGTTGGCCCTCGTTTCCTGCATTGGTTTTCCGTATCGTAGGCAGGGCTCGAAGTTCCTTAGGAGAGAGAGACTCAGAAATGGCAACACAAGCACTTGTATCTTCTCTTACCTCTTCAGCGGAGACTGCCAGACAAATACTACGAGCAAGACCAACCCAGTCTTCTTTTGGGTCCTCAAGGAAGAGCTCCTTTGTTGTTAGGGCATCTTCTACTCCTCCTGTTAAGGTATGTCTCTGCCTCTCTCACAACCGGATCagaattttaatatgtatttatgtCCTAATGAATGTTTTGTTATGTGATTTCCAGCAAGGAGCAGATAGACAACTATGGTTTGCTTCCAGGCAAAGTCTTTCTTACTTGGATGGCAGGTAATTCTGTGCTTGCTAAAAGCTTGAGTCTTTTAATAAGCATTTTGACATAGAGAATCTGGGCATCTAGTTCACTTCTGATGAAACTTTCTACTACTCTGTAGTCTTCCAGGTGACTATGGATTTGATCCGCTTGGTCTTTCAGACCCTGAAGGTACAGGAGGATTCATTGAGCCAAAATGGTTAGCCTACGGTGAGGTCATCAATGGAAGATATGCCATGTTGGGGGCAGTAGGTGCCATTGCACCAGAAATTCTTGGCAAGGCTGGTCTCATCCCCCAAGAAACAGCCCTCCCTTGGTTCAAAACTGGTGTGATCCCACCTGCCGGTACATACGACTACTGGGCAGACCCATACACACTGTTTGTGCTGGAAATGGCACTCATGGGATTTGCAGAGCACAGGAGATTCCAAGATTGGGCAAACCCAGGCTCCATGGGCAAGCAGTATTTCTTGGGGTTGGAGAAGTATTTGGGAGGGTCTGGAGACCCAATCTACCCGGGAGGACCCCTGTTCAACCCTCTTGGGTTAGGTAAAGATGAGAAATCAATGAAAGATTTGAAGCTCAAGGAGGTGAAGAATGGGAGGTTGGCTATGCTGGCAATTGTGGGTTACTTCATACAAGCTCTTGTGACTGGAGTTGGACCATACCAAAACCTCCTGGATCACTTGGCTGATCCTGTCAACAACAATATCTTGACAAGCCTCAAGTTCCATTAGAGCCAATTCTTGTCTATTTGTGGATTGGACCTGCCCTAGCTGCTTCTTCCCTTTGGCCTTTCTTTTCTCCTACTCATTGTAACAATCGTGTGAAAAAGCCCTACTGTAATTTTCTGTGATAAGGGACATGTTAAGATCAAGAAAGACCTCTTAATGTTATTGTCTAGTTTTTTTAGAGATAATCAGGCATCTTTATGACCCTAACAAATTGCAAAGGGGTAATATAATGGCAAAAACAACAACAATGAAGCTGATATAAATGGGGAAAAAACTTTAAGAGAAAATGGCACATGATGGTCATCCACAatttgcactttcaattcttagtCATACAGAACTCAGTGCACCAACTCCCAACATGTTACTGGAGATGATTATCAATTATTAATTTGCTTCTGAAACGTTTGAAATTGTCGACCCCAAAAATCAACACTGGCTCTACCCAATCAAAATGTTTCTAGAATAGAGAATACAAGCATGGAGGCGAGTGTTATTGCGCCACTTCCTGTCTTCCACCATAGTATGATATAATTGCAATACCATATCCTACTGCTCTTCTCATCTATCTGATTCAGGAAATTATCATGCCTACTAGAATAGAAAAAGAATTTCATAGTCCCAGAAGGATATCAAAGCTCAGACTCTAATATTTGGGCATTCTGGTAGTAAGTAACTACAATTTTTGATTGCAGGAAGACTATCATCAAATGATGAAAACCCAAAATATGCCCATCAACCTCAAACTCAAAGTGATATTGTCAAGACCAATGTCTACCCAAATGAGCTGAAACGGTTTAAGGAACACAATCCCCTCAAATTAAGCAGACTGAGCGACAGGTTCATCTGCACCCGATGCCTCTAGCCTGCAAACCACATTAGTCAGTAATAATATAAAAGGAGCCCATCTCAGGAAAAGTAAGGTATAGCAGGGAAATATTTCAAAACAGCAATCAAACAGAAAGGAAAAATACACAAAGCACTAATGCATAATACACATTGATAATAGCAGTATTACAGACATCACATCCTATATCATGTTACAGCGTCATAAAAATACATAGAATTCCATCAGGCTAGCTGAAATGTCTTCAAAGATTTACAGCAGAATGGGAATTAAGTCCCACCATCAGAGTTTTGTTTAAGGAACACATCTATCCATTCGTGTGAAATAGCTCAGATAACATGCAGTAGCAAAGGAAGAATAAGGCATAAATGATGGAAACATTTGCTACCTAGTCTCTACCCTCATCTTTCTTCATGAGTACAAGAAGTGCAGTATTCCCTACCTTTGAATTCCTTCTCCAACTTCCATTCTAAAGAAGTTCCCTATCTTCACAGGTGAGCCCACTTCCTTGGACAGATTGTTTAACAGTGTCTGCAAGTAAAACAATGTGTAAAACATAAATTTACAATAACAATTAACTACATGATGCATGCATATATACACATGTGCATACACAGACGTATAAGAGAGATGGACAGACAAACAGACAGACAACCAAGACTTTTACGCAACATTGTCCAGCGCACCTTTACGTTTATAGTATCATTCATTATGAACTTTTGCTCCATTAGAACAACTTCCTCATAGTATTTACGCAAACGACCTTCTACCATTTTCTCTATTGCCATCTGAGACTTCCCTGTGCTTTCCGCCTGCAATATAAAACCAGATTGATTATTAAAATCTTTAAGTAGCAATATGAGGCAATTAACAAGGAACTAGATTGTGCTTAAAACATAAAGATGAACTGTAAGAAACATCCCCCGCCCCCTctccctcctcctcctcctctgtTTTTCCCCCACTAACATGCCTAGAAAAGCATCCTCCTCTCCTCTCCAAACAAATAAGAAAGAGAGTAAAACCATTCAACATAATCATTAGAGCACCTTGAATAACAATAGGATCTAATAATTAACACCTCAGTCAATTTCGCTTGAATAAGGATAAGTGAAATTGAGGCTTTTCATATT
This sequence is a window from Hevea brasiliensis isolate MT/VB/25A 57/8 chromosome 10, ASM3005281v1, whole genome shotgun sequence. Protein-coding genes within it:
- the LOC110645088 gene encoding chlorophyll a-b binding protein 8, chloroplastic — protein: MATQALVSSLTSSAETARQILRARPTQSSFGSSRKSSFVVRASSTPPVKQGADRQLWFASRQSLSYLDGSLPGDYGFDPLGLSDPEGTGGFIEPKWLAYGEVINGRYAMLGAVGAIAPEILGKAGLIPQETALPWFKTGVIPPAGTYDYWADPYTLFVLEMALMGFAEHRRFQDWANPGSMGKQYFLGLEKYLGGSGDPIYPGGPLFNPLGLGKDEKSMKDLKLKEVKNGRLAMLAIVGYFIQALVTGVGPYQNLLDHLADPVNNNILTSLKFH